The Vibrio echinoideorum DNA window ACGACTAAAGAAATTAGTTGCCATTTGATCTGCCCGCCCCTTTGCGTTTCTTACGTCGTGCTTCTAACAACTCACCATGACGGCCTATAAAGGCTTCCATCCAAGCTTGTACCGGGAGTGGTATGTCGTAAGAAAGCACTTGGTTATCTCCGTCCATGTATTGACCAGCAACCGTTTGAGAGGCTGTAAGGAGTTGAATTACAGGCCTAACATCAGAATCAACGTTATCCATCACCAAAAATAGCTTGGGTTGCTGCGAACTTAAGTTGAACCGGTAGTCTGTACGCTCATCTTTGTGTAATTGAAGTAAACATACGTCTGCAGTCTCAATACCAGGCGTCAATTCAAAGCCAGTTAATTCCCATTGAGTCGTCACCCATCGGCCCGTCGAAATTTCTTTCTCTAATCTGTTTACACCTATCGGCCAAGTTGCTTCTGTTTTTTCATAGTTCTTTTCGGATTCTTTGGTCTCAGACATACTTCACCTAACTGATTTAATTTGTTCTGAAAGAGTTTGGGACATTTTGGTCTTAGCTAATTCATATAGCTCATACAAAGCAATAACCACGCCAAAAACAAACGGCTAATTCTCTATTCTGTTCTGCATTGGGGTTTCGCTATCTCTTTGTATTTGTACTAACTCCCTTTACGTTAGTTGATTAGCTCAAATATAGAGAACCTATGACGGTGATATCGCATAATTTACGCTATTTTAAGGGAATACTTCATGTTTTCGCCAATACCCGTTATTTTGGAATGAGAATTGCTAAATACTGAGTCAAAGCTGATTTGAGTTAGAGCTCAGGCGAATTGGAACAAAGCGAAGACTGATTTACGTAATATCCAAGATTAAGTGACATCCAAGGATTTATTATCGAGAGTCGTGTGACGGCTCTTGTTGACTCTTATCTCATAAAATCGCTATCTCATTAAGTAGGAAATGATTGTGGTAAAACCAAACATAATAAAAACCAGTGAAAATCCACTTCAGACAATCGAAGTTGAAGTGTTTGATGAATATGGTGAGAAGCTGACAAAACAGATTGCTTGCGAGCGCCCTCTTACCGTGATGTTGAACTGGAAAGAGATCGTAACGCTGATGACGTTGGGTTCTCGTCCAGAGTCGCTAGTGTTGGGTTATTTGAAGAACCAAAGCTTCCTTTCAGATCCAGAAGCGGTTGAATCTATCATCATCGATTGGGAAACCAGTTCCGCTGCTGTCATCACTAAAGAAGATACGAGCCAACTTGAGCAAGCACTTAAGAAGAAGACGGTGACTTCAGGATGTGGTCAAGGCACCATGTTTGGCAACGTGATGAAGCAATTGGAAGATTACCAAGTGCCTCAAACCAAGATTAAGCAATCTGAAATCTACACGGCTCTAGAAGCGTTGACTCATTATAACGATACCTATAAGAAAGCCGGTGCGGTACATGGCTGCGCAGTTTGCAAAGACGACAAGGTTCTATCGTTTGTTGAAGATGTTGGTCGTCATAACGCCGTAGATACACTGGCTGGTGAGATGTGGCTTAACAAAGAGTCAGGTGATGACAAGATCTTCTATACAACAGGTCGTTTGACGTCAGAAATGGTTATCAAGGTCGCACAGATGGGTATTCCGGTTCTGCTATCACGTTCTGGTGTCACTCAAATGGGCTTAGATTTAGCGCAGAAGTTCGGTATTACCACGATCGCTCGCGCGAAAGGTTTACGCTTCCAGGTATTCACTGGCGCTGAAAAGATGGACTTTGATGTGAAAGGCGAACAAAAAGCGTAGTTTTTTATAGCGTATTCTCTGGCGAGTGAACTCTTTTTCCAGAGTCTCACTATTTTCAAGTGATTTGATTAAAGGTGTAAGTACAGGCTTGCACCTTTTTATTTGTCCCTTTCAATCCCCTTTGTTCTTTTTGATACTCTTTATTTTCCTTAATACGACAGCCTCTTTATT harbors:
- a CDS encoding DUF3305 domain-containing protein, with translation MSETKESEKNYEKTEATWPIGVNRLEKEISTGRWVTTQWELTGFELTPGIETADVCLLQLHKDERTDYRFNLSSQQPKLFLVMDNVDSDVRPVIQLLTASQTVAGQYMDGDNQVLSYDIPLPVQAWMEAFIGRHGELLEARRKKRKGAGRSNGN
- the fdhD gene encoding formate dehydrogenase accessory sulfurtransferase FdhD translates to MVKPNIIKTSENPLQTIEVEVFDEYGEKLTKQIACERPLTVMLNWKEIVTLMTLGSRPESLVLGYLKNQSFLSDPEAVESIIIDWETSSAAVITKEDTSQLEQALKKKTVTSGCGQGTMFGNVMKQLEDYQVPQTKIKQSEIYTALEALTHYNDTYKKAGAVHGCAVCKDDKVLSFVEDVGRHNAVDTLAGEMWLNKESGDDKIFYTTGRLTSEMVIKVAQMGIPVLLSRSGVTQMGLDLAQKFGITTIARAKGLRFQVFTGAEKMDFDVKGEQKA